CGCCTTTGAGTTCGGCGGTGTGCAGTTCCGCGGAGGCGACGGCGAGATGCCAGGCGCGGGCGTTGCGGGCCTTCTCCCCCGTGCCGTCGGCGCTGGCGTCCCAGTCGCGCAGGAGCGCTTTGACCGCGGAGGTTTGGCTGCGGGCGCTGACGCCGGAAATGCACTGCCGCACCAGAACCCTGAGTAGATCCGAGTTGGACGGCTGATGGGTGATCAGGGCCGCGCATGCCTGTCGGCGTCGGGTCTGCGCGCTGGCGGCGGCGGCGGCATCGGCACGCTGTTGTTCGGCGATCGCCGCGGCTTCGGGATCCTCGTCCTCGACACCGGTGGCGCCCTCCCCCGTGTCGTACTCCCCCGCATCCTCGTCGGGAGCGGTGTCCCACGGCGGCGCCGTGGTGGGGTCGGCCGCAGGGGTTGCGTCGGCGGCCTCGCCGGCGGGCGGTGTGTGATCGGCGGGCTTGGCGGGTGAGCGGTCGTAGAGATCGAGCGTGCCGGTGTTGGCGTTGATGGCACCGATCACATCCGCACCAGGGGTGAACTCCTCCCGGCTGATGCGGCGCTCGATGTAATCGGCTCCCAGCTCAGCCTCCGGATCGTCGACCAGGGTGATGCCGAGCGCGGCGGCTTCGGCGCGGGCCTCACGCTCTGCGACAACCCGGTCCGCAGCTCGCGACGGCAGCCAGCCGCGGTCGAGCACCAGGCGCAGCGCCTCAAGCTGCTCGTCGCGCCGGCGCTGCGTGTCCTGCTCGGGGTCCTTCTTCTTCTGCCAGCGCCGCAGCGGGCCGTAGGGCAGAACGCCGGAGAATCCCGGCGCTTCATGGCTCGGGATCCGCCCGGCTTCGATGGCGGCGCGGACCTCGGGGGCCAGCAGCAGCAGCGCCAGCCGGCGCGAGACGGTGGTCTGGTCGACGCCGAGCCGTTCGCCGATCGCACGTTGCGACAATCCGATCTCGGAGTAGCGCGCGAACAGATCAGCTTCGGCGAGAGCTGAGAGGTCTTGGCGGCCAAGGTTTTCCGATGCCATGGCGTCGAGGTCACCGTCATCGGCCATGATCGAGTCGTCGATGACGGCCGGCACTGTGGCGCGCCCGGCTTCCAGCGCAGCGGCTCGACGCCTGTGTCCGTAAACCAGGACATACCGCGCCTCCGGTGAAATCTGTTCTGCCATAGCGGGTCTGGCTGCGGTGAAGGCTTCGCGGGGGACTACCAACACAGGCAGGCGGACGCCGTTGGCGCGGACGCTGTTGAGCAGCTCGTCCCATTTCGGATCGCCCGGATGAGGCTGGGACCGGGCGTCGTCGTTGAACGGGTGGGGCGCGATCTCGTCCACTGCCACCTCGACGACCCGGTGGGCCGCCTCGACGGCCGCGACGACGGTCATGCCGCCGATGAGTCCGCCGGCGTCGTCGGCTGGCGCGTCGTCGGATGCGGGGGAGAGGGCGGTGTCGTCGGCGGCGATGTCGCCGCCAGCGAGCTTGGCGAACCTGTTGGCGGTGGTCTTGCGCTTGGGCCGGCGGGCGGGCCGCGCTGTAGTCGTATCGGTCACTGGGTGACTCCCTTTCTTGATTACCGGTATTAGGGTATTTCCAAGGTGTGACACCGACAAGCGTTTAGGTGGCGTGTCGGAAAGCCGGAGGCGGTGATGCAGGCTGCATCACCGGATCGGCGTGTCAACAACCGTTGAACCGATACGTCACAGTGACGTTTTTGGCGCAGGTGGGTTTATAGGGGCAGTTGGGGGAGGAGATAGCGCCCGGGCGGCTCACTTGGGGGTCAGTGTGGCACCCAGTCGCGACACCGGCCAGCGGTCGCCCGCCGATCGGTCGCGCCGAAGCCCCGCGTGCCCGCGCATACCGTTGTATGTGACAAGCGCATACCGACGTATGCGCCGCATATGCGCGTATTCCCCGCTTACGCGCGTATTGCTTGCAGATGGCGTAATTGGTGCGCGATGCACCTATGGGTTCAGGGCAGACTAGACACCGACGGATGCGGCGCTTACAGGCTTTTTCCGTATTGGCTACGGGGATATGCAATCTATTTGCCGTGTCCATCGCGTGTGCTCTACTGCGATCGCGGGGGCAAAGACCCAGCAAGGAAGGGGTGAGTCACGATGGCGACGACTCAATCGGAGAGCGTCGGCGGCGCCCTAGTCCAGGAACTGTCCAAGAAGTTGCTGGACCAAGACGAGAAGACCGCCACCACGCTGCGGCTCAAGCGGTCGACTCTGAAGCGGCTCAAAGCCCAAGAGCAGCGCTGGGGCGCATCGATGTCACTGATCACCGAGCGTGCCCTGGAGCCCGTGCTGGAGGAACTTGAGAAGGCCGAACCCCCGACAAAGGGTGGCGACACTGATGGCTAGATATGAGGCAGTGGAAGTGACGGCGCACCAGGCGTGGTTCCTCGCCGACTACCTCGGCGGCGGAATGTACCCATGGAAGCTGGCGATCACCGGCCCCTATGTCGACCCCTCTGACCGGGAACCGTTCAACGCCCGGTCGCTGGCCGAACTCACCGAGGCAGGCGTGATCGACGACGACGGACGTGTGAAACCCTCTGTGGCCGAAGCGATCCGGACAGTCTGCCAACCTCGACAATGGCTGGAGTGGTACACGATCATCAGCGCTGATCAGATGCTGCGCGGCGTCCTGGCCCGGACCAACCCGCCCCATGCCGTCGTGGCACTGCGATACGCCCAGATGGTCACGTTCACCCCGCTGCAGCTCGACCACAGCGAGTCGATCGTGCCCATCATCACCGCAGGCCTTCCCGACGACGAGCCTCCTGCGCAGTTCACCGAGTTCGAGATCCGCATGGACATCGGCAAGCAAATCGACGCGCGCATCGGCCGCGGCGCCGATGTCGTGGAGACGCTGACCGACTTGGGCGTCACCGAGGGCAGCGCTGACATCATGGAGCTGGCCCGCACTGGCGAGCGCATCACCGTGGAACTGACTGCCCACGACTCAGCAGACGGCGCGCGCCATCAGACCGACGTCAGCGTCAACGTCATCAGCACCCAGGTAGGGCGGATCCTCGTCAGTCCACAAGAGGGTGAGCCTGCAACGTCGCTATTCGCCCCAGCCGAACCGTTCGCCGTCGCCATGGCGGTGCGCGACCTGACTGCGCGATTGCCCTCTGGCACTTGGTTTCCCCACGAGAACTTCGACATCTGACCCGATCAACGGAAACGGATACACACTATGAGCACACCACCTGATTTCTTCGCCTCAAACAACGACGACCCCCGCCCCGAGCAGCACAGCGATGCACCGGAGGAGCGCACCGCCGAGGTGCGACAGCAGGAAGGGGAGCACCGCCGGGCACCGTCGCCGACGACCGACACCGGCTCGCAGCCCCGCCCGGTACTGCCCCCACCGCCGGCCGACTGGGGCCACCAGGCCGCCCCGTCAGGCTTCTCACCGGCCGACGACCGCTGGGGGACGCCCGCGCCCACGCCGGCCCCCTCCGAAGAGGCACGACGCACCTCGCAGCCTGGCGCGGCGCCCCAGCCAGACAGATTCCCGAGCCAGCCCACGCCGCCGCCCCCGCCCCCGCCAGCGCCATCTTCGCCGCCGGCAGCCACTACACCGCCGCCAGCGACCGAGCATGCGGCCGAAATACTCGGTGGGGCGTGGCCGGGCCCGCAGCAGCCACCCTCATCGGCGCCGCAGCATGCGGCCCCCGAGCCACGCCACCAGCAGCCGCCACAGCAGCGGTGGACGCAGCAGGCACCCCCGAAC
This portion of the Mycolicibacterium tusciae JS617 genome encodes:
- a CDS encoding ParB/RepB/Spo0J family partition protein, whose protein sequence is MTDTTTARPARRPKRKTTANRFAKLAGGDIAADDTALSPASDDAPADDAGGLIGGMTVVAAVEAAHRVVEVAVDEIAPHPFNDDARSQPHPGDPKWDELLNSVRANGVRLPVLVVPREAFTAARPAMAEQISPEARYVLVYGHRRRAAALEAGRATVPAVIDDSIMADDGDLDAMASENLGRQDLSALAEADLFARYSEIGLSQRAIGERLGVDQTTVSRRLALLLLAPEVRAAIEAGRIPSHEAPGFSGVLPYGPLRRWQKKKDPEQDTQRRRDEQLEALRLVLDRGWLPSRAADRVVAEREARAEAAALGITLVDDPEAELGADYIERRISREEFTPGADVIGAINANTGTLDLYDRSPAKPADHTPPAGEAADATPAADPTTAPPWDTAPDEDAGEYDTGEGATGVEDEDPEAAAIAEQQRADAAAAASAQTRRRQACAALITHQPSNSDLLRVLVRQCISGVSARSQTSAVKALLRDWDASADGTGEKARNARAWHLAVASAELHTAELKGAWDEDAIAHLDVLVERVGYQPTEWESRQLTDARA
- a CDS encoding ESX secretion-associated protein EspG produces the protein MARYEAVEVTAHQAWFLADYLGGGMYPWKLAITGPYVDPSDREPFNARSLAELTEAGVIDDDGRVKPSVAEAIRTVCQPRQWLEWYTIISADQMLRGVLARTNPPHAVVALRYAQMVTFTPLQLDHSESIVPIITAGLPDDEPPAQFTEFEIRMDIGKQIDARIGRGADVVETLTDLGVTEGSADIMELARTGERITVELTAHDSADGARHQTDVSVNVISTQVGRILVSPQEGEPATSLFAPAEPFAVAMAVRDLTARLPSGTWFPHENFDI